Proteins encoded within one genomic window of Tidjanibacter massiliensis:
- a CDS encoding BACON domain-containing protein, whose translation MKNILSKTVLALGITAMVMAGCTENGTSEKQYVYLSDAACTFQSAGNEPFTITVETSPAEWTVTPGASWVTAEKSGNDLVLTVADNADGMERTTTISITAGQAEQTITVIQLSDDSLPMRFRKLAEFHSAVISPNGKWVGGYYSYAEEGDAALHRFIFIDLETDERIELGPYPESLMFPTSVECITDTGILYAVDANGGMKAFDVNEQNYYEVEVPGVDAATLGLGNVSADGTFWVGWAMVNSHYRPYVCENGTATMLPLPEKDFRDVPYDGDDFDLMARGFSEDHSIIYGTTWDNKDFGMIYWDADRNVHFVGEDVRKVTTIQRPDGYGGTYDYNIVDGMISWAGQYQISPNGRWIAGTFRTETAVDDGNSIEQTFSPAFYDVENNKTYIMSEYGDGSGMVVTDDGIGFIGTPSLYTSSCQVVKIETGESLGTLQQYILDLYGIYMPSGYLVYLTPDKEIWWGATFETEGIVASAPNWYLAPSLAK comes from the coding sequence ATGAAAAACATCTTATCGAAAACAGTTTTGGCGCTTGGCATTACGGCCATGGTCATGGCAGGATGTACGGAGAACGGAACTTCCGAAAAACAGTACGTATATCTGAGCGATGCAGCATGTACTTTCCAGAGCGCTGGCAACGAACCTTTTACTATTACGGTAGAAACCTCTCCGGCGGAGTGGACGGTTACGCCCGGTGCCTCGTGGGTAACCGCCGAGAAATCGGGAAATGACCTCGTGCTTACCGTAGCGGACAATGCGGACGGTATGGAGAGAACTACTACGATATCCATAACGGCAGGGCAGGCGGAGCAGACCATTACGGTGATTCAGCTCAGCGACGATAGCCTCCCCATGCGGTTCCGTAAATTGGCGGAATTTCATTCGGCGGTAATCTCCCCGAACGGCAAGTGGGTCGGCGGTTACTATTCCTACGCCGAAGAGGGTGATGCGGCATTGCATCGCTTCATATTCATTGACCTCGAAACCGACGAAAGAATAGAACTCGGCCCGTATCCGGAGTCGCTCATGTTTCCTACCTCGGTTGAATGTATAACCGATACGGGCATTTTGTATGCTGTGGATGCGAATGGCGGCATGAAGGCATTCGACGTGAATGAACAGAATTATTATGAGGTAGAGGTTCCCGGAGTAGATGCCGCTACGCTCGGTCTCGGCAACGTGTCGGCAGACGGCACTTTCTGGGTAGGCTGGGCGATGGTGAACAGCCATTACAGGCCCTACGTTTGTGAGAACGGAACAGCGACCATGCTTCCCCTGCCCGAGAAGGATTTCAGGGACGTTCCCTACGACGGCGATGATTTCGACCTCATGGCCCGCGGTTTTTCCGAAGACCACTCCATCATTTACGGTACCACGTGGGATAACAAAGATTTCGGTATGATTTATTGGGATGCCGACCGGAACGTACATTTCGTGGGTGAGGATGTCCGCAAAGTGACCACCATCCAGCGCCCCGACGGTTACGGAGGAACTTACGACTATAATATCGTGGACGGTATGATTAGCTGGGCAGGCCAGTATCAGATAAGCCCCAACGGCAGGTGGATTGCAGGTACGTTCCGTACCGAAACCGCTGTGGATGACGGCAACAGTATTGAACAGACTTTTTCTCCTGCATTCTATGATGTAGAGAACAACAAGACCTACATCATGAGCGAGTATGGCGACGGTTCGGGTATGGTAGTAACGGACGACGGCATCGGTTTCATCGGTACGCCGAGTCTGTACACGTCGAGCTGCCAGGTAGTGAAGATAGAGACCGGCGAGAGCCTCGGTACGCTCCAGCAGTATATTCTCGACCTGTACGGTATTTATATGCCTTCGGGATACCTCGTATACCTGACGCCTGACAAGGAGATTTGGTGGGGCGCTACGTTCGAGACGGAGGGTATCGTAGCTTCTGCGCCGAACTGGTACCTCGCTCCGTCGTTGGCGAAATAG